TACCGCCGGACCATGCGCTCCGCCATCTGCACGGCGGCGTACAGGTTCACCACGCCGCCCGTGGACGAAAGCTGGGCGAAGGGGACCGTGGCCGTTTCGCTCCCCGGCTGCTGCACCACCAGCCCCGGGTAGCGCGTGGACGACTCCATGATGATCTGCCGCACCTGCGCCGCGGTCAGCTCCGGAAAATACGAGAGCAGCGTCGCCGCCAGGCCGGCTACCACGGGGCTGGCCATGCTGGTTCCGCTGTTGCGCTCGTAGCCGCCGTCCGTCACCGTCGAAAGCACGTCCACGCCGGGCGCGAACACGTCCACCAGCGCCTGGTCGTAGTTGCTGAACTCCGCGGCCAGGTTGCGGCCGCCCTTCCACGACGACGCGCCCACCTCGATCCAGTTGGACGCGCGCTGCCCGCCCTGCGTGTAGATGGGCGTGGGAAAGCTGGGGTGCTCGCTGGTGTCCTCGTTTTCGTTGCCCGCCGCGTGCACCAGCAGCACGTTCTTGCTTTCGGCGTAGCGCACGGCGTCGTCCACCAGGCTCTTTTCGGGCGAGTAGCTCTTGCCGAAGCTCATGTTGATGACGCGCGCGCCGTTGTCCACCGCGTAGCGGATGGCGTTGGCCACGTCCTTGTCGCGCTCGTCGCCGTTGGGCACCGCGCGCACCGCCATGATGCGCACCGCCGGCGCTACGCCGTCGATGCCCACGCCGTTGCCGCGCCGCGCCGCCACGATGCCGGCCACGTGCGTTCCGTGGCCCGCGTCGGGCCCCTCGTAGTCGTTGTTGCCGTAGTTGCGCTGCGTGCCGTTGGCCGGATCGTCGCCCACGATGCCGCGCGGGTTGAAGTCGGGGTTCAGCGAGAACTCCACCGTCTCCTTGAGTTCCGCCACACCCTCCCGCAGCCTGGCCAGCGGATAGCCCTGCCCCACGAAGCTGATGTACGCCTCGCGGGCGGCGCGCTCCTGCGTGGTCGCCGGCGTGTACGCGCGAACGGCTTCCAGCGTCAGCGAATCCGTCTTCAGCGCGTCGCGCAGCACGCGTTCGGCCTGCGCCAGGATGTTCACGTACTGGCCGTACTCGGTCAGCAGCCCGGTCTGTTCCGTGCGGCGGGCCTCGAAGTCGGCGGCCACGCGCTGCCAGAGTTCGTAGTCGGCGCGGGCGGCGCCGCGCAGCGTGTCGGCGTTGGCGCCCTGGAAGCGCGCCCGGAGCCGGGCGTACTGGCGCGTGACTTCCAGCGTTTCTACGGTGATGTTCTGCCCGTTGGCGCCGCCCAGAAAGCTCCAGCCGTGCACATCATCCACGTAGCCGTTGCGGTCGTCGTCCACGCCGTTGCCGGCGACCTCGCGGCGGTTGGTCCAGATCACGCTGGCCAAGTCCGGGTGATCGACCTCCACGCCGCTGTCGATGATGGCCACGATGATGGTGTCGCGCACCGGGCGGTTCTGCAGCAGTTCGCGGTACGCGCGCTCGGCGCTGATGCCGGGAACGTTGTTGGCGCGG
This genomic window from Longimicrobium terrae contains:
- a CDS encoding S8 family peptidase; translated protein: MKPIRPFLVAVAVAATAPGVQAQAAPDSAPRNWQLLDARANNVPGISAERAYRELLQNRPVRDTIIVAIIDSGVEVDHPDLASVIWTNRREVAGNGVDDDRNGYVDDVHGWSFLGGANGQNITVETLEVTRQYARLRARFQGANADTLRGAARADYELWQRVAADFEARRTEQTGLLTEYGQYVNILAQAERVLRDALKTDSLTLEAVRAYTPATTQERAAREAYISFVGQGYPLARLREGVAELKETVEFSLNPDFNPRGIVGDDPANGTQRNYGNNDYEGPDAGHGTHVAGIVAARRGNGVGIDGVAPAVRIMAVRAVPNGDERDKDVANAIRYAVDNGARVINMSFGKSYSPEKSLVDDAVRYAESKNVLLVHAAGNENEDTSEHPSFPTPIYTQGGQRASNWIEVGASSWKGGRNLAAEFSNYDQALVDVFAPGVDVLSTVTDGGYERNSGTSMASPVVAGLAATLLSYFPELTAAQVRQIIMESSTRYPGLVVQQPGSETATVPFAQLSSTGGVVNLYAAVQMAERMVRR